One window of the bacterium genome contains the following:
- a CDS encoding alpha-1,2-fucosyltransferase: MIIAKLRGGLGNQMFIYAFARHLAHINNTDLKLDLSYYTNYHRDYELNHFDIIENIATEDEIKLLKKLKPKHNEILSFIKYKLKNRPVKMLPDKSYILDDGVSFIPEYMKLPDNVFLEGLFQSEKFFKDIRMIIKKEFTLTEPLQGKNLQFSNHIKSVNSVSLHVRRGDYITNQWAMDNLGLCSLEYYQKAIEYIESNTEDPHFFLFSDEIEWVKKHLKINSSYTTVDGNNENTGYEDLRLMSLCNHHITANSSFSWWGAWLGHNHNKIVISPKNWFKLNIFDDKDLVPDNWIKF, encoded by the coding sequence TGCACATATAAATAATACCGACTTGAAACTTGATCTTTCTTATTATACCAATTATCACAGAGATTACGAGCTTAACCATTTTGATATTATTGAAAACATAGCGACAGAAGACGAAATTAAATTATTAAAGAAGTTAAAGCCCAAGCATAATGAGATTTTAAGCTTTATAAAGTATAAGCTTAAAAATAGACCTGTTAAAATGTTGCCTGACAAAAGTTATATACTTGATGATGGCGTTTCATTCATACCTGAATATATGAAATTGCCTGATAACGTATTTCTGGAAGGACTTTTTCAGTCAGAAAAGTTTTTTAAAGACATTAGAATGATAATAAAAAAAGAATTTACTCTAACAGAGCCTTTACAGGGTAAAAATTTACAGTTTTCTAATCATATAAAATCAGTTAACTCTGTAAGCTTGCATGTCAGACGTGGAGACTATATCACAAATCAATGGGCAATGGATAATCTAGGGCTGTGTTCGCTTGAATATTATCAAAAAGCAATAGAATATATTGAGAGCAATACTGAAGATCCTCATTTTTTCTTATTTTCTGATGAAATTGAGTGGGTAAAAAAGCACCTGAAAATCAATTCATCCTATACGACAGTTGATGGTAATAATGAAAATACCGGATATGAAGATTTGAGACTTATGAGCTTATGCAACCATCACATAACAGCCAATTCATCATTCAGCTGGTGGGGAGCTTGGCTGGGACATAACCATAATAAAATTGTAATATCCCCAAAGAATTGGTTTAAATTAAACATATTTGATGATAAAGATTTAGTTCCTGATAACTGGATAAAATTTTAA